The region cccgtAAACACTATCTAACCCCACTCTCTCAGCAAttcatcaccatcggcgTCTGCGGCTCATTATCAGTAACCCTAGTCAAAATCTCCCTCCTGTCCTACTTTTTGACAGTCTTCTCGGCCTACTACTGGTTTGTCATTTGCGATtacgtcctcctcttcctcacgACCTGCTACGGGATCGCCTTTGTGATTGTCTCGTTGGCTGGTTGCCGCCCGTTTAGCGCAAACTGGGATAAACTCTCGAACCCGGACTTCGTGTGCATTGAGACGAGCAACTTTTATGTGGCGCagacgggggtgggggcgATATTGGATTGCTTGattttgctgctgccaggGGGTGTGAttttggggttgaggagtatgaggaggaggaggaagtgggggatttggggggtttTTAGCTTTGGGATTGTGTAAgtttccttttttttgtcgggaagggggggaattgttgtttttggttgACGTTGGTGAAAGCgattttctttctctttttcagCTTTTGAACAGTTGGGATGATTGCTGACTGAACAACCAGAATCTGTGGGGTTTCGATTACGAGGCTGGTTTACAATAATATGGAGGAGTGGATGGCTACTAACTTTACGGAATACGCTGGGATAGCGGCGTTGCtgggggcgttggaggcGAATTTGAGTATTGTTTGTGCTTGTATGCCTGCTATGCCGGCGCTGTATCACAAGGTgaggggacggtggaggagggatggtctggaggaggggaagttgGGGGGGAATGAtagtgatggtggggggaagGTTGAGGCGGTTGAGAGTGAAAAGATGGCTGATACAAGGGATATTGAAAGtaggaggttgagggaggagggggataagCTTTATCCATTGAGTGTTACCCAAAAGACGGTAGTCACTAGGACTGACAGAGATAGAGAGGTGGAAGCTGGTGAGACAGGGGAAACGGAGTTATGGGCTgggccgggggtggtggatttggaTATGCTGGACTTGCCGAGAATGAATAGGGTCCAGACTGGGAGTGAAGCAGGTCAGGGATTGCCAGAGTCACCTTGTTGGGGAGTTAATCAGGCGAGGAAGTGGATGAGGTGACTGCAAAAAGCTCTCTACATTTTCCTGGTCACTTGTTTTAGAATTGGGGGGTCCCATGATATTACAacccctttcttttcttctctccccGATAATTTTTGCAAAACTGCCCCATCGCCAGTAACCGTCCTATCCCAAAACACAGGTTCCAGTAGTGCTAGCAACGTTCCGCGAGCAACCTCCACAACAGCTGTTTGGTGCCGGGCGTATGTCACATAGTTGACCGTTGGCAAGGCAGGTGGTCTCGCACTGGGTGAATGTCTCGGTGTAGCGAGTAACCTGAAAAATATTCATCATTGGCCATTAGCATCCGACAATCATTTATTTTAGAACAGCAGCGATGGTGGATGTTCACATACCGCAACATTACTCGTGCTAGTCGCGGTGGCCGTAACCGTCCTGGCAGTCGCCGGCACGGGCGCAACACACCGACACACTTTGGTGATGTCCTCTAGACCCAGCCCGTCGAACCAGATTGGCGGTATGGCCGCCGCAACAGCGTTGATGACACCTGTCTCCCTTGGCAGTAAACCATTCACCCCACCAACGTCGGTGGTGACGGAGCACGTCTCGCTGGTAATGGTTGTGTCTGTGAATACGGTGGTGGGGGCGtaggtgatggaggtgacTGTGACGGTTTTTGTCTGTCGGCCGGGCGGGGTGAGGATGTCGTTGCAGAAGAGGACGATgtcggggagggtgaggaggcatttggggagggtggtgcagaagagggggatggatTGGATGtgagggggggtgatgaagggtttgagggggaaggggcggCAGTAGGGTTCTGTTTTTGGGGTGTCGGGTTTGGCTGTGCTTGGGGTGAGTATGGCACTCAGTGCCAGGGTGTAGGGAGAAGATGCATGATTTcgggttggtgg is a window of Podospora pseudopauciseta strain CBS 411.78 chromosome 1, whole genome shotgun sequence DNA encoding:
- a CDS encoding hypothetical protein (COG:S; EggNog:ENOG503PDV6), which encodes MAPYNVRMVFPTAVLAVNSVGLLLSFTAVALRFYSQSLRGTKMGLSEYSIIASWLFTFGLVVSENFTVTHGGVGQVSSTVTPEELLFSTKQFITIGVCGSLSVTLVKISLLSYFLTVFSAYYWFVICDYVLLFLTTCYGIAFVIVSLAGCRPFSANWDKLSNPDFVCIETSNFYVAQTGVGAILDCLILLLPGGVILGLRSMRRRRKWGIWGVFSFGIVICGVSITRLVYNNMEEWMATNFTEYAGIAALLGALEANLSIVCACMPAMPALYHKVRGRWRRDGLEEGKLGGNDSDGGGKVEAVESEKMADTRDIESRRLREEGDKLYPLSVTQKTVVTRTDRDREVEAGETGETELWAGPGVVDLDMLDLPRMNRVQTGSEAGQGLPESPCWGVNQARKWMR